Proteins from a genomic interval of Mycolicibacterium grossiae:
- a CDS encoding metal-dependent hydrolase — MSDDSSTRPTARVVPKPRRVRFDMPAGTSRQHFVDGDLVMSHFVSTLSATFPEGEDFFIRSVREYRDHISDADLKEAVKGFIAQEATHRHQHRLLNDRLQAMGYPTEGIDRHVKKLVGRLEKRFSPKMRLAVTAALEHYTATFAEIILTSDEAQELIGDTEVRPILLWHALEECEHKAVAFDVYETVGGSERTRVWGMRIASLLLFSELVIQTTRSLAGDRSAYNPVRLLRSLRAFRHNPLFSPAAIARFRSYTRAGFHPDDWDSAEILERWTKELFDADGGQQVRSGV; from the coding sequence ATGAGCGACGATTCGTCCACACGGCCCACCGCACGGGTCGTCCCGAAGCCCCGCCGTGTTCGATTCGATATGCCTGCTGGGACCAGTCGGCAGCACTTCGTTGATGGCGACTTGGTGATGAGCCACTTTGTGTCCACCTTGTCGGCCACGTTCCCCGAAGGCGAAGACTTCTTTATCCGGTCAGTCCGCGAGTACCGGGACCACATCAGCGACGCTGACCTCAAGGAGGCGGTCAAGGGGTTTATCGCACAAGAGGCCACCCACCGACACCAGCATCGGCTGCTCAACGATCGGCTTCAAGCAATGGGCTATCCCACCGAGGGGATCGATCGGCATGTCAAGAAGCTGGTTGGCCGACTTGAGAAGCGTTTTTCTCCCAAGATGCGCCTGGCTGTGACGGCCGCCCTCGAGCACTACACGGCGACATTCGCCGAGATCATTCTCACCAGCGACGAAGCTCAAGAACTGATCGGCGACACCGAAGTGCGGCCTATTCTGCTCTGGCACGCACTGGAAGAATGCGAGCATAAGGCCGTTGCTTTCGATGTCTACGAGACGGTCGGTGGAAGCGAACGCACCAGGGTCTGGGGGATGCGGATCGCCAGCCTCCTCTTGTTCAGCGAGTTGGTCATCCAGACCACCCGCTCTCTGGCTGGTGACCGTTCCGCCTACAACCCGGTGCGCTTGCTGCGCAGCCTTCGAGCCTTCCGTCATAACCCGCTATTCAGCCCAGCAGCAATTGCGCGCTTTCGCTCCTACACCCGCGCCGGATTTCATCCCGACGACTGGGACAGCGCAGAAATCCTCGAACGCTGGACCAAGGAACTCTTCGACGCCGATGGTGGCCAGCAAGTGCGTAGTGGCGTCTAG
- a CDS encoding cytochrome P450, with amino-acid sequence MVSVQIRYDPFDASILNDPYPTYRSLRDTAPVYRAEESHTWVLSRHADVQAAALDHGTYSSVDGIFPTPPGSDFIGSFLPMMIVMDPPRHDQLRALVSRAFTPRRVAGLQGAITQMAAELFERLDEGSGSADFVTDFAAILPAAVIADLLGIPATDRDQFRLWSSQLVQVDVNHGQTTDALTAATSIYAYFTDFLADRRQTPREDMMSALANATVDGIRLTDEEVLGFCALLLVAGYETTTNLLGNSAVVLAQHRQTRRRLAADRTLLGPAVEELLRYDSPAQGLSRTLTRDVTLHDTTMRQGEKVLLLFGSANRDERAFPDPDVFDIERTSEHQVAFGRGIHFCLGAALARMEARIALDALLDKVPDWEVDLESARRLRSGPIRGYTSLPITWTTPV; translated from the coding sequence GTGGTCTCGGTGCAAATTCGTTACGACCCGTTCGACGCCTCGATTCTCAACGACCCCTATCCGACGTATCGGTCGTTGCGTGACACGGCTCCGGTGTACCGCGCCGAGGAATCCCATACCTGGGTGTTGAGCCGGCACGCCGACGTCCAGGCCGCAGCACTGGATCACGGCACGTACTCCTCGGTGGACGGCATCTTCCCCACCCCACCGGGATCGGACTTCATCGGCTCGTTCCTGCCGATGATGATCGTGATGGACCCTCCGCGCCACGACCAGTTGCGTGCCCTGGTGAGCCGGGCGTTCACTCCCCGGCGGGTGGCCGGGCTGCAGGGCGCCATCACACAGATGGCCGCGGAGTTGTTCGAGCGCCTCGACGAGGGCTCTGGTTCGGCGGACTTCGTGACCGACTTCGCCGCGATCCTGCCCGCCGCGGTGATCGCCGATCTACTGGGCATTCCCGCCACCGATCGTGATCAGTTCCGATTGTGGTCGAGCCAACTGGTCCAGGTCGACGTCAACCACGGACAAACCACCGACGCACTGACCGCCGCCACCTCGATCTACGCCTACTTCACCGACTTCCTCGCCGACCGCCGCCAAACCCCCCGCGAGGACATGATGTCGGCGTTGGCGAACGCCACAGTCGACGGGATCAGACTGACCGACGAGGAAGTCCTCGGCTTCTGCGCGCTGCTGCTCGTCGCGGGCTACGAGACCACCACCAATCTGCTGGGGAACTCCGCGGTCGTGCTGGCCCAGCATCGGCAGACCCGCCGACGCCTGGCCGCCGATCGAACACTATTGGGGCCGGCAGTTGAGGAGTTGCTGCGCTACGACTCACCGGCACAGGGACTTTCACGAACCCTGACCCGCGACGTCACACTGCACGACACGACCATGCGTCAAGGTGAGAAGGTGCTGCTGCTGTTCGGGTCGGCCAACCGCGACGAGCGCGCCTTCCCCGATCCTGACGTGTTCGACATCGAGCGCACCAGTGAGCACCAGGTCGCCTTCGGTCGCGGCATCCACTTCTGTCTGGGCGCGGCACTGGCGCGGATGGAGGCCCGCATCGCTCTGGATGCTCTGTTGGACAAGGTGCCCGACTGGGAGGTCGATCTTGAATCGGCGCGGCGGCTGCGGTCCGGACCGATCCGCGGCTACACATCGCTGCCCATCACTTGGACCACACCGGTCTAG
- a CDS encoding TetR/AcrR family transcriptional regulator produces the protein MSDSQAVPVPDDDVDPRLIRSRTRLLDAAATLLSTGGVEAVTIDAVTKASKVARTTLYRHFHSSSHLLAATFERLLPQVTTPAPTSGPLREQLIELLSRQAALFNDAPLHVTTLAWLSLGPTGSNAQAEDRHTSGALRTRVVDQYRQPFDAVLTSPKAQAELNDFDQELALCQLVGPLAFARMTGLRTITHNDCANIVDDFLAAHRNTDSDAIKSNIATKKTGRPARSAR, from the coding sequence GTGAGCGACAGTCAGGCAGTGCCCGTCCCTGACGACGACGTGGACCCTCGGCTCATCCGGTCACGCACCCGGCTGCTGGATGCTGCGGCAACGCTACTGAGCACCGGTGGGGTGGAAGCGGTCACTATCGATGCCGTCACCAAAGCATCCAAAGTGGCCCGAACCACGCTGTACCGCCACTTCCACAGTTCGTCGCATTTACTGGCAGCCACGTTCGAACGCCTACTTCCACAAGTGACCACTCCGGCACCGACCAGCGGACCCCTCCGTGAGCAGCTGATCGAATTGCTCAGCCGCCAAGCCGCCCTTTTCAACGACGCACCGCTGCATGTCACGACACTCGCGTGGCTCTCATTGGGGCCCACCGGCTCCAATGCCCAAGCGGAAGACCGCCACACATCCGGGGCGCTACGGACCCGAGTTGTCGATCAATATCGTCAACCATTTGACGCCGTACTCACCAGCCCAAAAGCTCAAGCCGAACTCAACGACTTCGACCAGGAACTGGCGCTTTGCCAACTCGTCGGACCACTCGCCTTCGCCCGAATGACCGGGCTTCGCACTATCACTCACAATGACTGCGCGAACATCGTCGATGACTTTCTCGCCGCCCACCGCAACACCGACAGCGACGCCATAAAATCGAACATCGCCACCAAGAAGACGGGCCGCCCGGCGCGCTCAGCTCGCTAG
- a CDS encoding PaaI family thioesterase yields the protein MPESLLPPERLPSHTTTCMGCGPDNPHGLRLVVHRSGDAVYTDVTFDERHIGAPGLAHGGAVAAACDDVLGFTLWIAGTPAVTRTLTVEYLRPVPLHQTHRITAHIVSREGRALHVTATGTGEGGIARFTASAVFIVVSPEHFAAHGDVSAFGDLLEQFSRRGGLDPEPS from the coding sequence GTGCCCGAAAGCCTGTTGCCGCCCGAGCGGCTGCCCTCGCACACCACGACATGCATGGGTTGCGGCCCGGACAACCCCCACGGACTGCGGTTGGTGGTGCATCGTAGCGGCGACGCGGTGTACACCGATGTGACGTTCGATGAGCGCCATATCGGGGCCCCGGGCCTGGCCCATGGCGGGGCAGTGGCCGCGGCATGTGATGACGTCCTGGGCTTCACGTTGTGGATCGCCGGAACCCCGGCGGTGACCCGCACCCTGACGGTCGAATATTTGCGGCCGGTGCCGCTGCATCAGACCCACCGGATTACTGCCCACATCGTCTCTCGTGAAGGGCGGGCGCTGCATGTCACGGCGACAGGCACGGGTGAGGGTGGGATCGCCCGCTTCACCGCCAGTGCAGTGTTCATTGTCGTCAGCCCTGAGCACTTCGCCGCACACGGCGATGTCAGCGCTTTCGGCGATCTTCTGGAGCAGTTCTCGCGCCGCGGCGGCCTCGACCCGGAGCCGTCATGA
- a CDS encoding TetR/AcrR family transcriptional regulator — MSAEERHRNRRTRLIEAATELIGTRGVAAATVTAVCAESGVTSRYFYQHFSDRDALLRAVYQQLYATFQEVIVDAIPDAGEPPEVLAYAPIRRLVGMIDNDPRLGRILFVESATEPLLRELRSELMAGFTDLVLREARLHLDIADSAVGVAHLASTLGVGGLFEVLRRRLDGELEFTTDELVQHCAGFLGSLGNYVLLQNTGQSATTEAQT; from the coding sequence ATGTCCGCCGAGGAGCGTCACCGGAACCGGCGCACCCGTCTCATCGAGGCCGCAACGGAGTTGATCGGCACGCGCGGCGTTGCCGCCGCCACTGTGACTGCCGTCTGCGCTGAATCGGGTGTCACGTCACGGTACTTCTACCAGCACTTCTCCGACCGAGACGCACTCCTGCGGGCTGTCTACCAGCAGCTCTATGCCACCTTCCAGGAGGTGATAGTCGACGCGATCCCCGATGCCGGCGAGCCACCGGAGGTATTGGCGTACGCGCCAATCCGCAGGCTGGTCGGCATGATCGACAACGACCCGCGGCTGGGTCGGATCCTGTTCGTGGAATCTGCAACCGAGCCGCTGCTCCGAGAGCTACGCAGCGAACTAATGGCAGGTTTCACCGACCTTGTCTTGCGCGAAGCCAGACTTCACCTCGACATCGCCGACTCTGCCGTGGGGGTTGCCCATTTGGCTTCGACCTTGGGCGTGGGAGGGCTATTCGAAGTCTTGCGCCGCCGACTCGACGGAGAACTGGAATTCACCACAGATGAACTCGTTCAGCACTGCGCAGGTTTCCTGGGCAGCCTAGGCAATTACGTGCTGCTGCAGAACACGGGCCAGTCGGCCACAACCGAAGCGCAAACCTAG
- a CDS encoding LLM class flavin-dependent oxidoreductase → MSTYGLSVLGADLKSLAQTAQAADAAGFDAVWASEFYSRSGSISMAAMANSTQNCRIGSSILYGVGRSPLVLATEARDLDELSNGRLVLGIGNGTKRMMGDWHGVPDTSAPALRMEELVMLLRRIWNLHEGPIHHEGRFYRMNLTPTGDVGPSSRPIPIVTAGVRPRMCEAAGRVADGLAGHPLFTTTYVEEVVRPAIARGAAHTGRDPNDVEIISMVMCAIHDDAEVARRELAQQIAFYSSVKSYETVLDVNGFASEGRAIRQAFAQRDFPAMFAAVSEEMIDAMGVAGTAHEVREQLRRYNGVLDHIMLYSPSVGITAERVQQNLDSIIRECSPASMSPGRSCPRST, encoded by the coding sequence ATGAGCACCTACGGCCTGTCGGTTCTCGGCGCGGATCTGAAGTCACTGGCCCAGACCGCCCAGGCCGCTGATGCGGCCGGGTTCGACGCCGTATGGGCCTCGGAGTTCTATTCTCGGTCCGGATCGATCTCCATGGCCGCGATGGCCAACAGCACCCAGAACTGTCGGATCGGTTCCTCCATTCTCTACGGCGTCGGCCGAAGCCCCCTGGTGCTGGCCACCGAGGCGCGCGACCTCGACGAACTCTCCAACGGACGACTGGTACTCGGCATCGGCAACGGCACCAAACGGATGATGGGCGACTGGCACGGCGTGCCCGACACCTCCGCACCCGCCCTGCGGATGGAAGAACTCGTGATGCTGCTGCGCCGGATATGGAACCTGCATGAAGGCCCGATCCATCACGAGGGCCGTTTCTACAGAATGAATCTCACCCCGACCGGCGACGTGGGACCCTCCAGCAGGCCGATCCCGATCGTCACTGCCGGTGTCCGGCCCCGGATGTGCGAGGCGGCCGGGCGGGTGGCCGACGGCCTAGCCGGACATCCGCTGTTCACCACCACCTACGTCGAAGAGGTCGTCCGGCCCGCTATCGCCAGGGGCGCCGCGCACACCGGCCGCGACCCCAATGACGTGGAAATCATTTCCATGGTGATGTGCGCCATCCACGACGACGCCGAGGTCGCCAGGCGCGAACTGGCGCAGCAGATTGCGTTCTACTCCTCGGTCAAATCCTACGAGACGGTACTCGATGTGAACGGCTTCGCCAGCGAAGGCCGAGCCATCCGGCAAGCATTCGCCCAGCGCGATTTCCCGGCGATGTTCGCCGCTGTGTCCGAGGAGATGATCGACGCCATGGGTGTCGCCGGGACGGCGCACGAGGTCCGTGAACAATTGAGACGGTACAACGGCGTCCTCGACCACATCATGCTGTATTCACCATCGGTCGGCATCACTGCCGAACGCGTGCAACAAAACCTCGACAGCATCATCCGGGAATGCTCGCCCGCCTCGATGTCGCCAGGGCGGTCCTGTCCACGTTCAACCTGA
- a CDS encoding DUF6188 family protein yields the protein MYTQWIENPVVQRLSLHGGLVLDFDDYNEIVISCPLLLTLPAVGTYPIEAVRIDPLRIATHERPLLNLAGALCTQAWSSDDGGLHLSFSRGHRIDVDPDAEQTAWELYGMRHGYMACLPQGRVRVVRHDLPDTDDANIVNSVRQSSAGSARQTH from the coding sequence ATGTACACCCAATGGATCGAAAACCCTGTCGTACAACGCCTCTCGCTGCACGGCGGCCTGGTTCTGGATTTCGATGATTACAACGAAATCGTCATCTCCTGCCCCCTACTATTGACGCTTCCTGCCGTCGGCACCTACCCCATCGAGGCGGTGCGTATTGACCCCCTCAGGATCGCGACCCACGAACGCCCGCTGCTGAACCTCGCCGGCGCACTGTGCACCCAGGCCTGGTCCAGCGACGATGGAGGGCTACACCTGAGCTTCTCGCGCGGACATCGCATCGATGTCGATCCCGACGCTGAACAGACAGCGTGGGAGCTCTATGGCATGCGCCACGGCTACATGGCCTGTCTACCTCAAGGACGGGTACGCGTGGTCCGCCATGACCTCCCCGACACCGACGACGCCAACATCGTCAACAGCGTCAGGCAATCATCGGCGGGGTCGGCGCGGCAGACCCACTAA
- a CDS encoding alpha/beta fold hydrolase, with protein sequence MTSAVQHRVRTQDGIALAADCYGHDDARPVVLLLHGGGQNRHAWSTSARRLHACGYTVVAYDTRGHGDSDWDPAGRYDIERLATDLLAVREHFSAYTAPAVVGASLGGMTVLGTHLLTSGASWAAVVLVDVTPRLEFQGARRVVTFMAAHPDGFSTLSDAAEVIAAYNPHRSRPANVDGLRKVLRQRHDGRWIWRWDPAFIHSNFDFLRDESTTGTEQFDAISHLLIDGARRVNAPTLLVRGLLSDVVSQATVDEFKQLVPHAETVDVSGTGHMIAGDDNDAFGCAVTEFLGRNLL encoded by the coding sequence ATGACCTCCGCCGTGCAGCATCGGGTCCGAACCCAGGACGGGATCGCCCTGGCTGCGGACTGCTACGGCCACGATGACGCCCGTCCCGTCGTGCTGCTCCTGCACGGCGGCGGCCAGAACCGGCACGCGTGGAGCACTTCAGCGCGTCGCCTCCACGCATGCGGATACACAGTCGTCGCCTACGACACCCGCGGTCACGGCGACAGCGACTGGGACCCAGCCGGCAGGTACGACATCGAGCGACTCGCGACCGATCTTCTCGCCGTGCGCGAGCACTTCAGCGCCTATACCGCCCCTGCGGTCGTAGGTGCATCCCTTGGGGGCATGACCGTGCTCGGCACGCATCTGTTGACATCCGGGGCGTCGTGGGCGGCGGTCGTCCTGGTCGACGTCACCCCGCGACTTGAATTCCAGGGCGCCCGTCGCGTGGTGACGTTCATGGCCGCACATCCCGATGGCTTTAGCACCCTCTCTGACGCCGCAGAGGTGATCGCCGCGTACAACCCCCATCGCTCGCGCCCGGCCAACGTCGACGGCCTGCGCAAGGTGCTACGGCAGCGTCACGACGGCCGCTGGATCTGGCGGTGGGACCCGGCATTCATTCACTCCAACTTCGACTTTCTCCGCGACGAATCGACCACGGGAACGGAGCAATTCGACGCAATCAGCCACCTGCTGATCGACGGAGCCCGACGGGTCAATGCCCCAACACTTCTCGTAAGGGGCCTCTTGTCCGACGTGGTCTCCCAAGCCACCGTCGACGAGTTCAAGCAACTGGTTCCCCACGCCGAGACCGTCGACGTATCCGGCACCGGACACATGATCGCCGGCGACGACAACGACGCCTTCGGCTGCGCCGTCACCGAGTTCCTCGGCCGGAACCTCCTGTAG
- a CDS encoding PaaI family thioesterase, with translation MVVAVTFAHFDEQIADQLLRSPNTAGGLSRFLSFRHTELAAGRLVAEMETRAELLTPFGTLHGGCLSAMVDHCLGVVFYPVIPAGSWVATTEFKLNLLRPVSTGVCVAVTDIVSLGKRSGVARIDISNGDKAVCVAQGTVTIVNAAGNAL, from the coding sequence ATGGTGGTGGCAGTGACATTCGCGCACTTCGATGAGCAGATCGCCGACCAGCTGCTCAGATCGCCGAACACAGCAGGTGGACTGTCGAGGTTTCTGAGCTTTCGGCACACCGAACTCGCCGCCGGTCGGCTGGTGGCAGAGATGGAAACCCGTGCCGAACTGCTCACACCCTTCGGCACCCTGCACGGCGGATGTCTATCGGCGATGGTCGACCACTGTCTCGGAGTCGTGTTCTACCCCGTCATTCCGGCCGGATCATGGGTCGCCACCACCGAATTCAAGCTAAACCTGCTGCGACCCGTGTCCACCGGTGTGTGTGTCGCCGTCACCGACATCGTGTCGCTGGGCAAGCGCAGTGGAGTGGCGCGCATCGACATTAGCAACGGCGACAAAGCCGTCTGCGTAGCCCAGGGCACGGTCACGATCGTGAACGCCGCGGGCAACGCACTATGA
- a CDS encoding TetR/AcrR family transcriptional regulator — protein MRKIPRQISDRLPAAADLFAEKGLNDSKIEDVAAVTGVPKATLYYYFAGKEDILAFLLEDLLKDIFDAVTAIVHTGGTGAERLELVIRAQLRAMAQRPAVCRALIGELGRAARMPAIAEMINTAYQQPVETLLIEGARDGSLVAQPDARSTSIALFGAVTINALMYLVTDNHLDETVVASTLSAVMFDGLRPRTGDQS, from the coding sequence ATGCGCAAGATTCCACGTCAGATCTCTGACCGGCTTCCCGCCGCGGCGGACTTGTTCGCCGAGAAGGGGCTCAACGACTCCAAGATCGAAGACGTCGCCGCGGTGACCGGTGTGCCGAAAGCGACGCTGTACTACTACTTCGCCGGTAAAGAGGACATCCTTGCTTTCCTGCTCGAAGACCTCCTCAAGGACATCTTCGATGCTGTGACCGCGATCGTGCACACCGGCGGCACCGGTGCCGAACGCCTCGAACTCGTGATCCGCGCACAACTGCGGGCAATGGCGCAGCGGCCAGCGGTATGCCGTGCACTCATCGGCGAATTGGGACGAGCGGCCCGCATGCCGGCTATCGCCGAGATGATCAATACCGCCTACCAACAACCCGTCGAAACCCTGCTCATCGAAGGGGCCCGCGACGGATCCCTCGTCGCTCAGCCCGATGCGCGATCGACGTCGATTGCGCTGTTCGGCGCGGTCACCATCAATGCACTCATGTACCTGGTCACCGATAACCACCTCGACGAGACGGTGGTCGCCAGCACCCTCAGCGCCGTCATGTTCGACGGGCTGCGCCCGCGCACAGGAGACCAGTCATGA
- a CDS encoding TetR family transcriptional regulator: protein MTVPQARSHGKTPPSEANSVAAEKRAANASRSRASARRRETILDAALVVAAAGGYEAVQMRTVAERVGIAVGTLYRYFPAKTHLLVAALTREFRRLDSAGDWASGEGTPLERLERLTAHLHDRWQRDPWLTTAMTRAFAVADTRAAAELDRAADEIQILLARTLRGGEPTPTDLHVAGIISDIWLANLAAFSGHRATAADTRDRIDRATRRVVTSAARPAVYR from the coding sequence ATGACTGTCCCTCAGGCGCGCAGCCACGGGAAAACCCCGCCTTCGGAAGCGAACTCGGTCGCTGCAGAGAAGCGAGCCGCTAACGCGTCGCGTTCACGCGCGTCCGCACGGCGCCGGGAGACCATTCTTGATGCAGCTTTGGTCGTGGCCGCGGCGGGTGGTTACGAGGCGGTTCAGATGCGGACAGTTGCCGAGCGGGTCGGCATCGCCGTCGGCACGCTTTACCGCTATTTCCCGGCGAAAACCCACTTGCTGGTGGCAGCGCTGACGCGCGAGTTCCGTCGACTCGACTCGGCCGGGGACTGGGCGAGTGGTGAGGGCACACCGCTGGAACGGCTCGAACGGCTCACCGCACATCTGCATGACCGCTGGCAGCGCGACCCATGGCTGACGACGGCCATGACACGGGCCTTCGCAGTCGCAGATACCCGCGCCGCCGCGGAACTCGACCGCGCGGCCGATGAGATCCAGATCCTGCTGGCCCGCACGCTCAGGGGCGGCGAGCCCACTCCTACCGATCTGCACGTGGCTGGGATCATCTCCGACATCTGGCTGGCCAACCTCGCGGCCTTCAGCGGCCACCGCGCGACAGCCGCCGACACCCGCGACCGCATTGACCGAGCCACCAGGCGCGTCGTGACCAGCGCTGCTAGGCCAGCCGTCTACCGGTAA